In Iodobacter fluviatilis, one DNA window encodes the following:
- a CDS encoding nuclear transport factor 2 family protein codes for MNQGLEAFFERYGEAYSALDANATSSMFALPFMTIHQGQGTVWETMDLLLPATASLLGWFEQQGFLNATYKIKDILQIDTHFATVNLIWSVTRLESDPWQYGTCYHLKRDADDWKIYGVVQFDAVPEIEEGIDAALRHKHTSPGL; via the coding sequence GTGAATCAAGGATTAGAAGCGTTTTTTGAACGATATGGTGAGGCTTATTCTGCCTTAGACGCAAACGCAACGTCCTCCATGTTTGCTTTACCCTTTATGACCATCCATCAAGGCCAGGGAACGGTCTGGGAAACCATGGACTTGCTCCTGCCTGCAACAGCAAGCTTGCTGGGCTGGTTTGAGCAGCAGGGGTTTCTTAATGCAACTTATAAAATTAAAGACATCCTACAAATTGATACCCACTTTGCGACCGTCAACCTTATTTGGTCGGTTACACGGCTGGAATCAGACCCATGGCAATATGGCACTTGTTACCACCTCAAACGAGACGCAGATGACTGGAAAATCTACGGTGTAGTACAGTTTGACGCCGTACCCGAGATTGAAGAGGGTATAGATGCTGCGCTCAGGCATAAACACACCTCACCTGGCCTGTAA
- the fliW gene encoding flagellar assembly protein FliW — MQTLNTRFGEIEIDPETVLTFPMGMPGFEDCTRYKLLHEEQPNPRVRWLQSLDDADLSFSLVQVEHLGLTYEVSLSDEECALIELEHAEDAVLLLLLSRPFEEGREITANTQAPVVLNLKSRKALQKVGIRADIVFRS, encoded by the coding sequence ATGCAAACATTAAATACGCGCTTTGGTGAGATAGAGATTGATCCGGAAACGGTGCTGACATTTCCTATGGGGATGCCGGGATTTGAGGATTGCACCCGCTATAAATTACTACATGAAGAGCAGCCTAATCCGCGTGTGCGCTGGCTGCAGTCTCTGGATGATGCAGATTTGAGTTTTAGCTTGGTGCAGGTAGAGCATCTGGGTTTGACATATGAAGTGTCGCTCAGTGATGAAGAGTGTGCTTTGATTGAACTTGAGCACGCCGAAGACGCGGTTTTATTGTTGCTATTGTCCCGTCCGTTTGAAGAAGGGCGAGAAATCACGGCCAATACTCAGGCGCCGGTGGTGCTAAATCTTAAGAGCCGCAAGGCATTGCAAAAAGTTGGAATTCGGGCTGATATTGTGTTTCGGAGCTGA
- a CDS encoding L,D-transpeptidase Cds6 family protein, with the protein MTLRRIALALVPLFLSFGVYAGDAEDIQQLLKSKQLPQALDRADKFLAKSPKEPSIRFLRGIILTEMGRTDEGIKAFTQLSADNPQLPEPYNNLAVLYAQQNQLDKARAALLMAIQTNPSYATAHENLGDLYARLASQAYDKALQLEGSNPAVQGKLKMVGSLFGNPSAAVRTNATPVKTAQITPSAKPVPVATPEPKPVATPSPAPTAKPVAIPTAAPVTTKPTPTPAPKPDARDADKQQIASSVENWAQAWSKQNVNGYLGAYSSSFKTPSGQKFSAWSEERRQRISAPKSIDVKISDMKIDVADDGSAKVRFRQHYKASHLSSSTGKTLILEKSGSRWLIREERTGS; encoded by the coding sequence ATGACACTGCGTCGCATTGCCTTAGCCCTAGTGCCCCTCTTCTTATCCTTTGGCGTTTATGCCGGGGATGCAGAAGATATTCAACAGCTGCTTAAATCCAAACAATTGCCACAGGCGCTTGATCGTGCGGATAAATTCTTAGCAAAATCGCCCAAAGAGCCATCAATCCGTTTTTTACGCGGCATTATTCTGACCGAAATGGGCAGAACAGATGAGGGTATCAAAGCATTTACCCAATTATCCGCCGACAACCCTCAGCTTCCTGAGCCATATAACAACCTCGCAGTACTTTATGCACAGCAAAATCAGCTGGACAAAGCACGCGCGGCCCTGCTGATGGCGATACAAACCAATCCGTCTTATGCAACAGCCCACGAAAACCTCGGTGATTTGTACGCACGGCTAGCGTCACAAGCCTACGATAAAGCGCTGCAATTAGAAGGCAGTAATCCGGCCGTACAGGGCAAGCTAAAAATGGTGGGCAGCCTCTTTGGCAATCCATCTGCGGCAGTAAGAACTAACGCCACCCCAGTTAAAACCGCACAGATCACACCCAGCGCCAAGCCCGTACCTGTTGCCACACCAGAGCCCAAGCCTGTCGCCACGCCAAGCCCTGCACCGACAGCTAAGCCTGTGGCCATCCCGACTGCGGCCCCGGTTACGACAAAGCCCACCCCAACACCCGCCCCTAAACCTGATGCACGCGATGCCGATAAACAGCAGATCGCCAGCTCGGTAGAAAACTGGGCACAGGCTTGGAGCAAGCAAAATGTAAATGGCTATCTCGGCGCTTACAGCAGCAGCTTCAAAACACCTAGCGGCCAAAAATTCAGCGCATGGAGCGAAGAGCGTCGTCAGCGAATCAGCGCACCTAAATCAATTGACGTAAAAATATCGGATATGAAAATTGATGTTGCGGATGATGGCTCGGCCAAAGTCCGCTTTCGCCAGCACTACAAGGCAAGCCATTTGTCCAGCAGCACAGGCAAAACTTTAATTTTAGAAAAATCGGGTAGCCGCTGGCTGATCCGAGAAGAACGAACAGGCTCCTGA
- a CDS encoding ABC transporter substrate-binding protein, with product MWKWLFLGFLLHVSWANATDKLSIYVWSNSMPASTIKAFEARCHCRVEQSYYGDNEELLAKLAAGARGYDLIFPSTFVLPALIGPNKLMALDKSKLPHSKDILPAFLRVPYDSNNAYHQPFMIGVTLLGYNAEKLKEVGVDPRSWAAIFDPEQLKKIKNKVTVLDSSRELFAAALMYLGKDPNSGKQEDLAAASEVIRKAKPYWAAFNNDSYSRQLASGNIWLAMGNSSDLFQASREVKDTKRKFHLEFTAQKEGNEWWMDTVTMMRDAPRPDLAHQFIDFLLEGKTAAAQAKASGGISPVSTAAPFLDPELSQHPVLNPKPQDFSKWTLLRAYDAKERRLLSRYWTGIKVQ from the coding sequence ATGTGGAAATGGTTATTTTTAGGCTTTTTACTTCATGTATCCTGGGCAAATGCGACCGACAAATTATCCATCTATGTATGGAGCAACTCCATGCCCGCCAGCACCATCAAGGCCTTTGAAGCTCGCTGCCATTGCCGTGTTGAGCAAAGTTATTATGGCGACAATGAAGAGCTGCTGGCCAAGCTGGCGGCGGGTGCTAGGGGTTACGATCTGATTTTCCCTTCAACGTTTGTCCTGCCTGCGCTGATCGGCCCTAATAAACTTATGGCCCTCGACAAAAGCAAACTCCCGCACAGCAAAGACATTCTGCCTGCCTTTTTACGCGTACCCTATGACAGCAATAACGCCTATCACCAGCCTTTTATGATTGGTGTAACCCTGCTGGGCTATAACGCAGAAAAACTAAAAGAAGTAGGTGTTGATCCTAGAAGCTGGGCCGCTATTTTTGACCCGGAACAGCTCAAAAAAATAAAAAATAAAGTCACCGTTTTAGACAGCTCTCGCGAATTATTTGCCGCAGCGCTGATGTATCTCGGCAAGGACCCCAATTCTGGCAAGCAAGAAGACCTGGCTGCCGCCAGTGAGGTCATCCGCAAAGCCAAGCCATATTGGGCGGCTTTTAATAACGACAGCTACAGCCGCCAGCTTGCCAGCGGCAATATCTGGCTGGCAATGGGCAATAGCTCGGATTTATTTCAGGCAAGCCGCGAAGTCAAAGACACTAAACGTAAATTCCACCTAGAATTTACAGCGCAAAAAGAAGGCAATGAATGGTGGATGGATACCGTCACCATGATGCGAGATGCACCAAGACCTGATCTTGCCCATCAGTTCATTGATTTCTTACTTGAAGGAAAAACAGCCGCTGCTCAGGCCAAGGCCAGCGGCGGCATCAGCCCGGTCAGCACGGCAGCACCCTTTTTAGACCCGGAGCTCAGCCAGCACCCGGTACTGAACCCTAAGCCGCAAGACTTTTCCAAATGGACTTTATTACGGGCTTATGATGCAAAAGAGCGACGCCTGCTAAGCCGCTACTGGACAGGCATTAAGGTGCAATAA
- a CDS encoding transporter substrate-binding domain-containing protein, with amino-acid sequence MLRIFIASLLSALSLMAHADLVDTIKTRGVLVVGILPDNPPFARRNDNQTFSGYDIDYASLIAKKMGVKLKVQDLDPGERITSLKSGKVDILVAAFTKTPEREREVSCSLGYFVAAQKALTRKGRFTSSESLANARLGASKGTTGETVSRKLYPKASMTTFADIPDATRALEQGTIDAVMNDEPTLAAALNKMPNKAQYEISNYSNTTEILAVATKLGEKRLMGLINESLVESEQSGEAVQIFNRWFGPQTNTPFPRTFRIQN; translated from the coding sequence ATGCTACGTATATTTATCGCAAGCTTATTAAGTGCTCTCAGCCTGATGGCCCACGCTGATTTAGTCGACACCATCAAAACGCGCGGCGTTTTAGTTGTAGGTATTTTGCCTGACAACCCACCCTTTGCCAGACGCAATGACAATCAGACCTTTTCTGGCTACGACATTGACTATGCCTCACTGATTGCAAAAAAAATGGGCGTTAAACTTAAAGTACAAGATCTCGATCCAGGTGAGCGCATTACCAGCCTGAAATCAGGCAAGGTTGATATCTTGGTTGCCGCCTTCACTAAAACACCAGAGCGTGAGCGCGAAGTCAGCTGCAGCTTGGGTTATTTTGTAGCCGCACAAAAAGCCTTAACACGCAAAGGCCGTTTTACTTCATCTGAATCACTTGCAAATGCACGTTTAGGCGCATCAAAAGGAACAACAGGCGAAACCGTATCCCGTAAGCTTTATCCTAAAGCCAGCATGACGACCTTTGCCGACATTCCCGATGCCACACGCGCCCTTGAACAAGGCACAATCGATGCGGTCATGAATGATGAGCCAACTTTGGCAGCCGCATTAAATAAAATGCCAAACAAAGCACAATATGAAATATCAAACTATTCCAACACCACTGAAATTCTGGCTGTCGCGACTAAATTAGGCGAAAAACGCCTGATGGGACTTATCAACGAATCATTAGTTGAATCAGAACAAAGCGGTGAAGCAGTACAAATCTTTAATCGCTGGTTTGGGCCACAAACAAATACACCATTCCCACGCACATTCCGCATTCAAAATTAG
- the tilS gene encoding tRNA lysidine(34) synthetase TilS codes for MHKPLSLKSGSLLERVEQKLSRFLPHSTLCVALSGGLDSVVLLHLLAAIRQRRPFVLRAIHVHHGLSPNADAWAQFAFDYAASLGVECAVERVSLAPYLKQGVEGAARSARYAVFARQNCDVMLLAQHCDDQAETVLLNMLRGSGLRGLAAMPEYRPLNQHMGVLRPLLGMARAELARYAAGQGLAWVEDESNFDSKYDRNFLRNEVFPRLNTVWPSAGATLARVAQHASEADALLLEVAMADFAVCVQDNVFDVSVALSELRLRNVLRYWLVQGGVQLDARAFEELIRTALFSAVDAQPVLVWRQRAVRRYRQRLYITQAKVGLIEPVALPWQAEMNLKSGCLSWCGAEEGIDLERLRRGRLELRPRIGGECMRLTAHGPRKTLKQLYQEAGIPPWMRLSTPLIYLDGELAAVPGLGVDAGFRAAGGQGLVPCWRPAV; via the coding sequence ATGCATAAGCCATTATCACTTAAGTCTGGTTCTTTGCTGGAGCGGGTAGAGCAAAAGCTCTCCCGCTTTTTGCCTCATTCCACCCTGTGTGTGGCTTTGTCGGGTGGGCTTGATTCCGTTGTGTTACTACATTTGCTGGCTGCCATAAGGCAACGTCGGCCTTTTGTCCTGCGCGCCATTCATGTGCATCATGGTTTATCGCCCAATGCGGATGCTTGGGCGCAGTTTGCTTTTGATTATGCAGCAAGCCTTGGTGTGGAATGCGCCGTGGAGCGGGTCTCTCTTGCCCCTTATCTAAAGCAGGGCGTTGAGGGCGCTGCCCGTTCAGCTCGTTATGCGGTGTTTGCCCGGCAGAATTGTGATGTCATGCTATTAGCGCAGCATTGCGATGATCAGGCTGAAACGGTATTACTCAATATGCTGCGGGGTAGCGGTTTGCGTGGTTTGGCAGCGATGCCGGAATACCGCCCTTTAAATCAGCATATGGGGGTCTTGCGCCCTTTGCTTGGTATGGCCCGGGCTGAACTTGCCCGCTATGCAGCAGGGCAGGGTCTGGCTTGGGTTGAGGATGAGAGCAATTTTGACTCAAAGTACGATCGAAACTTTCTGCGAAATGAAGTTTTCCCCCGCTTAAATACCGTTTGGCCAAGTGCCGGTGCTACTCTGGCTAGGGTGGCACAGCATGCGTCAGAGGCTGATGCCTTGCTGCTTGAAGTCGCAATGGCTGATTTTGCTGTGTGTGTGCAGGACAATGTGTTTGATGTCTCGGTTGCTTTGTCTGAATTACGTCTGCGCAATGTGCTGCGCTACTGGCTGGTTCAGGGGGGGGTGCAGCTGGATGCCCGTGCTTTTGAGGAATTAATCAGAACGGCACTTTTTTCTGCAGTCGATGCTCAGCCGGTGCTGGTTTGGCGTCAGCGCGCGGTGCGGCGTTATCGGCAACGTCTGTATATTACGCAGGCAAAAGTCGGGTTGATTGAGCCCGTGGCTTTGCCTTGGCAGGCAGAGATGAATTTAAAATCCGGGTGTTTGAGCTGGTGTGGTGCTGAAGAGGGGATTGATCTTGAGCGGCTCAGGCGCGGGCGGTTGGAGCTGCGGCCACGTATCGGGGGGGAGTGCATGCGGCTTACGGCACATGGCCCGCGAAAGACATTAAAGCAGCTTTATCAGGAGGCGGGCATTCCGCCTTGGATGAGGTTAAGCACCCCGCTGATTTATCTGGACGGTGAGTTGGCGGCAGTGCCGGGTTTAGGTGTGGATGCGGGGTTCAGAGCCGCGGGCGGACAGGGGCTTGTGCCTTGCTGGCGGCCTGCGGTTTAA
- the upp gene encoding uracil phosphoribosyltransferase, protein MQITVVKHPLVQHKLALLRAENVSTNKFRLLTEELARLLAYEATRDLPLETTMIAGWCGPVEVQQVKGKKLTVVPILRAGIGMLNGVLDLVPSAKISVVGLARNEETLQPEPYFEKFVGNLEDRLALIIDPMLATGGSLVATIDMLKRNGCKDIKAIVMVAAPEGVKLVNDAHPDVEIVAASLDSHLNEQGYIIPGLGDAGDKIFGTTK, encoded by the coding sequence ATGCAGATTACCGTCGTAAAACACCCTCTCGTTCAACATAAACTTGCGCTATTGCGTGCAGAAAATGTTAGCACCAATAAATTTCGTTTACTCACCGAAGAATTAGCGCGCTTACTGGCTTATGAAGCAACGCGTGATTTGCCATTAGAAACCACCATGATCGCCGGTTGGTGTGGTCCTGTTGAAGTACAGCAGGTTAAGGGTAAAAAACTGACTGTGGTGCCTATTTTACGTGCAGGAATTGGCATGTTAAATGGCGTGCTTGATTTGGTGCCTTCTGCAAAAATCAGCGTGGTCGGTTTGGCGCGCAATGAAGAAACGCTGCAGCCCGAGCCTTATTTCGAAAAATTTGTAGGCAATCTGGAAGATCGTCTTGCCCTGATTATTGATCCTATGCTGGCAACGGGTGGCTCTTTGGTTGCGACCATCGATATGTTAAAGCGTAATGGCTGTAAAGATATTAAAGCGATTGTGATGGTGGCTGCGCCTGAAGGCGTGAAATTAGTGAATGATGCGCATCCTGATGTTGAGATCGTAGCGGCATCCCTGGATAGTCATTTAAATGAGCAGGGTTATATTATTCCGGGCTTAGGCGATGCCGGCGATAAGATTTTTGGTACGACAAAGTAA
- a CDS encoding L,D-transpeptidase family protein: MSSLFLWGKRGACLLALLMLAPPARPIISDPAKPRFLEEKAGIASKGTPEQRILSAIDHIRNGNLADARATVDALLKEQPNYRLAYLLSGDLYAMRAMPLNTMGAGAGSTAAAERIADLRKEALARISSRMTQAPQTRLPAHLLVFAPQQQYAILVDAEASRIYVFKNVDGVPTYVTDHYATIGKLGSDKFREGDQRTPLGVYFVNGHLSRPYLDKTRGAQADLYGVGAWPISFPNEIDKSEGRTGSGIWLHGVPANTYARAPWASNGCVAMSNEEMLDIAQYIQVGQTPVVIVPKAEWVTKVEWQSRRDAALSLVDGWREEWESLKTQPYLNRYAKQFKSDDGQDLARWSSQKISVSAGKSWSKIRLDNLSIYASGGPNPRLTTSFKQDYRSNNLDNQMNKRQYWQQEDGIWKIIFEGAAA, from the coding sequence ATGAGTAGTTTGTTTCTCTGGGGCAAGCGCGGTGCTTGCCTGCTTGCTCTTTTGATGCTTGCACCACCCGCCCGGCCTATTATCTCTGACCCCGCTAAACCTCGCTTTCTTGAAGAAAAAGCAGGCATAGCGAGCAAAGGCACGCCCGAACAAAGAATTTTGTCGGCAATTGATCACATTCGTAACGGCAATTTGGCCGACGCACGCGCCACAGTCGATGCCCTGCTCAAAGAACAACCCAATTACCGGCTTGCCTATTTATTATCGGGTGATCTCTACGCCATGCGTGCGATGCCGCTCAACACAATGGGCGCGGGTGCAGGCAGCACGGCAGCAGCAGAACGAATCGCAGACTTGCGAAAAGAAGCACTGGCACGCATCAGCAGCCGCATGACTCAGGCCCCTCAGACACGGCTACCCGCGCATTTGCTGGTTTTTGCGCCACAGCAGCAATATGCCATTCTGGTGGATGCCGAAGCATCCCGCATTTACGTATTCAAGAATGTAGATGGCGTCCCCACCTATGTCACGGATCATTACGCAACCATCGGCAAACTGGGATCAGACAAGTTCAGAGAAGGCGATCAGCGCACCCCGCTGGGGGTTTATTTTGTAAATGGTCATTTATCCAGACCCTATCTGGATAAAACACGCGGTGCTCAGGCCGATCTGTACGGTGTGGGCGCTTGGCCCATTTCATTTCCCAATGAAATAGATAAAAGCGAAGGCCGTACTGGCTCGGGCATCTGGCTACACGGTGTTCCTGCCAATACCTATGCCCGCGCCCCTTGGGCATCAAATGGTTGCGTGGCAATGAGCAATGAAGAAATGCTCGATATTGCTCAGTATATTCAGGTAGGCCAAACACCTGTTGTGATTGTTCCCAAGGCCGAATGGGTGACTAAAGTTGAGTGGCAGTCAAGACGTGATGCTGCATTAAGCCTTGTGGATGGCTGGCGTGAAGAATGGGAATCGCTCAAAACCCAACCTTATCTTAACCGCTACGCCAAACAATTTAAAAGTGATGATGGCCAGGATCTGGCCCGCTGGAGCAGCCAGAAAATCAGCGTAAGCGCAGGCAAAAGCTGGAGCAAGATTCGCTTGGACAATCTGAGCATATACGCCAGTGGCGGCCCCAATCCACGCCTAACCACCAGCTTTAAACAGGATTATCGCAGTAATAACTTAGATAACCAGATGAATAAACGTCAGTACTGGCAGCAGGAAGATGGCATCTGGAAAATTATTTTTGAAGGTGCTGCCGCTTAA
- a CDS encoding uracil-xanthine permease family protein, translating into MWFALKQFVSGAQILFVAFGALVLVPLLTGLNPAMALLGAGVGTLVFQWITGRKVPIFLGSSFAFIGPIIFAMHTWGQAATQFGLFAAGFMYFVIAGLIKWRGMGFIHKLLPPVVIGPVIMVIGLSVAVAASGMAMGQGGGKQLVAYNTSLLLAAISLGTTILVSVFAGGMLRLVPILSGVIVGYVTAIFMGVIDFTAIAAAPWFAMPHFVTPEVNWAAALFMLPVAIAPTIEHIGAVMAVGQVTGDDYTKSPGLHRTLAGDGFGVCFAGLIGGPPITTYSEVTGALMITRNFNPVIMSWAAVLAVILAFFGKFNALLQSIPLPVMGGIMVLLFGTIASIGLKTLIDAKVNLMAPRNLVIVSVVLTCGIGGLMLKIGDFNLAGVGLVSVLAIAINLLLPAEQAAA; encoded by the coding sequence ATGTGGTTTGCTTTAAAGCAGTTTGTGTCTGGGGCGCAGATCTTGTTTGTGGCTTTTGGGGCTTTGGTTCTGGTGCCCTTGCTAACAGGATTAAATCCCGCAATGGCTTTGCTTGGGGCGGGTGTTGGGACCTTGGTTTTTCAATGGATTACCGGCCGTAAGGTGCCTATTTTTCTGGGCTCGTCTTTTGCCTTTATTGGCCCGATTATTTTTGCCATGCACACATGGGGCCAGGCGGCTACGCAGTTTGGTTTGTTTGCAGCGGGCTTTATGTATTTTGTGATTGCAGGCCTGATTAAATGGCGCGGCATGGGGTTTATCCATAAATTGCTGCCGCCTGTCGTAATTGGTCCTGTGATTATGGTGATTGGTCTTTCTGTTGCGGTAGCCGCGTCCGGTATGGCGATGGGGCAAGGCGGCGGTAAGCAGTTGGTCGCTTACAATACTTCATTGTTGCTGGCCGCCATTTCACTAGGAACAACCATCCTGGTTTCTGTTTTTGCCGGAGGGATGTTGCGTCTAGTGCCTATCCTGTCGGGCGTGATCGTGGGGTATGTTACTGCCATATTTATGGGGGTGATCGATTTTACTGCAATTGCTGCGGCACCCTGGTTTGCCATGCCGCACTTTGTAACGCCCGAAGTGAACTGGGCTGCGGCTTTGTTTATGTTGCCGGTCGCGATTGCACCCACGATTGAGCATATCGGTGCGGTGATGGCTGTAGGGCAGGTGACCGGGGATGACTACACTAAATCGCCTGGTTTACACCGCACTCTGGCAGGGGACGGTTTTGGTGTGTGCTTTGCCGGCTTAATTGGCGGCCCACCGATTACAACTTACTCGGAGGTAACGGGGGCGCTGATGATTACCCGTAACTTTAATCCGGTGATTATGAGTTGGGCGGCCGTACTGGCGGTTATTCTGGCTTTCTTTGGTAAGTTTAATGCCTTGCTTCAGTCGATTCCGCTGCCCGTTATGGGCGGGATTATGGTGCTGCTGTTTGGTACGATTGCCAGTATTGGTCTGAAAACGCTGATCGACGCTAAAGTCAATCTGATGGCCCCGCGCAATCTGGTGATTGTTTCTGTGGTGCTGACCTGCGGGATTGGCGGCTTGATGCTGAAGATTGGTGATTTTAACTTGGCGGGTGTAGGTTTGGTGAGTGTGCTGGCGATTGCAATTAACTTGCTGCTACCTGCAGAGCAGGCGGCAGCGTAA
- a CDS encoding acetyl-CoA carboxylase carboxyltransferase subunit alpha: MKTTFLDFEQPIAELENKIEELRFVQDDSAVDISVEIGHLEKKSQELTKTIYSKLASWQISQVARHPQRPYTLDYIKALCTDFEELHGDRSYADDAAIIGGLARFNGQSVMVIGHQKGRDTKDRQYRNFGMPRPEGYRKALRLMKLAEKFNIPLITFIDTPGAYPGIGAEERGQSEAIGRNLFEMAKLRIPVICTVIGEGGSGGALAIAVGDVVQMLQYSTYSVISPEGCASILWKTAEKAPDAAEALGITANRLKTLGIIDKVISEPLGGAHRDYQQMMVTMKKNLTDTLKTLQSKTIDELLDARFERMMSYGKFKEEAVS, translated from the coding sequence ATGAAAACGACCTTTCTCGATTTCGAGCAGCCAATCGCGGAGCTTGAGAACAAGATCGAAGAATTGCGCTTCGTTCAAGACGATTCCGCCGTTGATATTTCTGTAGAGATTGGCCATCTCGAAAAAAAGAGCCAGGAATTAACAAAAACGATCTATTCAAAATTAGCATCGTGGCAAATTTCACAGGTGGCCCGCCACCCGCAACGTCCTTACACCCTTGATTATATTAAGGCGCTGTGTACTGATTTTGAAGAACTGCATGGCGATCGCAGCTATGCAGATGATGCGGCGATTATCGGTGGCTTGGCTCGTTTTAATGGCCAGTCGGTGATGGTAATCGGACATCAGAAGGGTCGGGATACCAAAGACCGGCAGTACCGCAATTTTGGTATGCCGCGCCCTGAAGGCTATCGTAAGGCTTTGCGCCTGATGAAGCTGGCGGAGAAATTTAACATTCCGCTGATTACCTTTATTGATACGCCAGGTGCATATCCGGGGATCGGTGCGGAGGAGCGCGGGCAGTCAGAGGCGATTGGCCGCAACCTGTTTGAGATGGCTAAGCTCAGGATACCGGTGATTTGCACGGTGATTGGCGAGGGTGGCTCAGGCGGTGCTTTGGCAATTGCAGTGGGTGATGTGGTGCAGATGCTGCAGTACTCTACTTATTCGGTGATCTCGCCTGAGGGTTGTGCGTCTATTTTGTGGAAAACCGCAGAAAAAGCGCCAGATGCAGCCGAGGCATTGGGAATTACCGCAAATCGCTTAAAAACGCTGGGGATTATCGATAAGGTAATTTCCGAGCCCTTAGGCGGTGCGCATCGTGATTATCAGCAGATGATGGTCACGATGAAAAAAAATCTGACTGATACTTTGAAAACGCTGCAGTCTAAAACGATTGATGAGCTGCTTGATGCGCGTTTTGAGCGAATGATGAGCTATGGCAAGTTTAAGGAAGAAGCGGTTTCCTGA
- a CDS encoding DMT family protein, whose product MNIPASMLSILLLVASNVFMTVAWYGHLKFAHSKPWLLAALLSWVIALLEYLLQVPANRIGFTVFTLPQLKIIQEVISLTVFIPFAMLYMNQPFKLDFLWAGLCLLGAVYFMFRGG is encoded by the coding sequence ATGAACATCCCTGCTTCCATGTTATCCATCCTGCTTTTAGTGGCTTCTAATGTTTTTATGACCGTTGCGTGGTATGGGCATCTGAAATTTGCACATAGTAAGCCATGGTTATTGGCCGCTTTGCTGAGTTGGGTTATCGCATTATTGGAATATCTTTTGCAAGTGCCGGCCAATCGGATTGGCTTTACTGTCTTTACCCTGCCGCAGCTTAAGATCATTCAAGAGGTTATTAGCCTGACGGTGTTTATTCCTTTTGCGATGCTATATATGAATCAGCCTTTTAAGCTTGATTTTTTATGGGCGGGGCTCTGTTTGCTGGGGGCGGTCTATTTTATGTTCAGAGGAGGGTAA